Part of the Temnothorax longispinosus isolate EJ_2023e chromosome 5, Tlon_JGU_v1, whole genome shotgun sequence genome is shown below.
cttatactccattatttttaaatatttatattcttgacTTTATTGAGCtttattaattagattttgaATCTTTTAGCAGTTTAAAGATGAACTCACTTTATTTAATGCTCACTTTTCTTTATACACCCTGTGTAAAATGATGTTCAATATTCAGTAATTTGTGAAACAGCCAGAAATTAGAACATCATGCATGGCagttaaacatattaaaaaatagtattcgTCTGTAAAACAAGTATTCGATTAATCAATAAGAGACATCTTCCAAAATTAAAAGTGCAGAGCTCTGCGATGCAGTTTTAAAAGATTGATTGGCGTTCTATTGTCTTGCCAGCAGGTACCTTTAGAACCTACTCCTACCCCATACATTCACAGGGTTTGCTGCAAAAAggtaaattatagaattactaatattattgtaaacgCTGTCCGTAAGTTACTTTCAGATCGgctgtaataaattaatacgtatAACATAACATCCCGCTAATCGAGAAGTGTAAAACGAGCTTCCgttgaaatgtaatttatttcatttttaatatttatacatagttCTAATTACACATACGTTTGTCATAGTGTTATTAAAACATACACAATTATTACCACGTTTGTTTATTGCatgttattgcaaaatataataattgccTTGCATGCTATATTGTAGATTATCTAAATGTGTCATGTCACTACAATTGGACATGTCTTTTCCGTCATAGaagtattactttttattctagtgcttattttataattgccAAAATTTGTTGAAACCAGAATTTTTCGTAATTCTCTAACTTTATTgtcacatatttttaattaaatgaataggtatttgaatatatttggCTTCTACATCtcaaattctaaaaaaaaagatttttttatttttcatattttagatgctttattaatatattaagtaatttttaacattaaattatatttctgccttaacattttgaaataattattatttttctttgttttactTCAACATCTGAAGTTTTACTTCAACAACTGAAAGAATCCGGTATCactaacatttttatattttatcgcaCCTTATTTCAGTTTgcactattattttattttactatagatggggaaaagtttaaaataaaaggattATTGAATTGTTATGATTAATTTCTTACtagagaatattatttttttaatgattgtaaatatatacacaaaaatttatttttatctttattccttttaaaatatttaaagcattGATCTCactaattttataaagcgATTAATACAATTGcttcgtatataaaaaaatcttaaactctgaaaaatttaaaaaggacgattatcatttttttcttatacatagatatgtaaCTGATTATCGTTACATGcaaatgatttaaataatgcaGCAAATGTGAACTATTAagttatttacttttactaCATGCGTCGACGCGCGTGGGACAcgataattatctttaattacaattacgttTGTTTAGATTGAGGCAGCGGACAAGCAGTTACGAGCGACGCGTCGGTTTCTGGACGAGCAAGCGAGTGAGCGTGAAATGGAACGAGACGAAGCTGCGAAACAAATTCGCTTTTTGCAAGAGCAACTCAAGGAACGCGAGCGCGACAAAGAAAGAGATATGCGTATCACTTCCGAGGTAAAATTcccgtttatttattattttttttttttaacaaaaagattttttgttGAGTAAACACGATATGCTTTTTATAATCACCCGCTGTGGTTAGCTTTAGGATTTCTCAATTAATCCTTAATTAGTTCATTTCAATTGATAAAAGATATTCATATATGCTGAGGACTGCAAAACACTGTCTTAAATACGTCGGAATTTTTCTGCAATGTGTATGATCGTCCtcggaaaaattaaaaaaaaattatcttgattcttcaaatttaaagaatgttaacagaaatattatgcaataattttgCTTACAGCTAACTaaggattaattaatttaatacagaCTTTTTTAATTCGCTATGGTAATTATTGCACTAACCAGGAAATTTCAACTGGCATAATGACTGCCATCTCTAAAACTTAACTAGGTTTCTGtggtttacttaatttaatactTAACATAGACTTAAAACTGCTGGAAAAAGATTGCACAATATTGATCCATGAAAAATGggtttattttagtgaaaatactagataaaatcttataatataaatataaattctgtaATTCTAAAATTTGTACTTTGTAGAATATGCACTTTGACCAGCAGGTTTCTTAatctaaagtaaaaaataatttctttgaaaaagcAGTATAATATAGAACATAAATTTAACTATCAATTGAAAGGGCTattattttggaaattaattgtATCGCCAGCAATTAGTGTCACGCATCACGACTAATTGTATTAACACAATGTTTTTTCTGCACTCTGGTTTTGGTTTTCTGTTTGTCGCACAAAGCAGTCTGAGCTATCGTCTGAAACAACTTCAAACGTCCCTGAGCTTCAAACGATTGACATCAATGCAGCTGTGAGTGTTGTATTTACtttgattttttaactttttctacAGTTTTTTCGTCATCACACAGTGGGTAAGAAAAGTACCCATATGTTTGCCAAAATGCTATTTGATAAgctatttaacaaattactgTTTACTTAATTgtctatatttacaatataattagcTAAATGCttttaaatactttacaaattttttgaacaataaataaaagtgcTTAAATATAGCATAATAAAGAAGTTCAGACTACTTCTAGGTAGAATCatgtatcttatttatttatcatcattcttgagtaatttttattttttaagtcataatttaattattttttttattattaattagatatgtagttatttttgtttcttaccCACTGTAcattaagttaaaattatataagtaaatatacatTACACGACTCCCCATGCTTTATGTGTTGGGTCACGCTTGACTGGAGATATAGGTGATATCCTGTAAAACCGATGCGTTGATAACTcgcctatatatatacatgtgatTTATGATCTAGGTGGAGGCTCTCGAATCTCAGATGAGAGAGATGTCGTCATTAATGTCCGACACCGAGGCGAAGAAGTCGGAGAAGGAGAGTGAATTGAAGGCTGCGGTGGATAAAATATGGGTCTTGCGAGAGATTATTACTGACTTAGAGCAGCAGCTGCAAGCCAAGATTGAAAAGGAGGAGTCCTTGCAAATGCAAATCAATCAACTGGAAACCGTGATAACCGCACAGACAAAGCATCAACAAGAATTGGTTCAAGAGCTGGATGCTATCAAATCTGGTACCGAGAACAGACATCTGAACGAGCAAATTAACCATTTACAAGTAAGTAAAGTGAGCAAatgtgtaaattataatatatgcgaGGTGAAAATAGTTACAGAATAGCTCTTTGTGTTTTAGGAGGAATTAAGTAAGCACAAGTTAAGTTCAGAGCACTTCAACGTCAATTCGTCCGTGTTGAAGCAAATAAAAGCGGAATTGCATGAGATGCAAAATCAATTGGACAAGAGAATTCGAGAGATGGAATCTGCCCACATGTGTGGTTCCAATCTAAGTTTGAGTCAGCCGAGCGAAGACGTCTCAATCAGGGAGCAAATCGACGCGACGAGATGTTTGACCCCGGATGATCCGTCTTCACCACCGATGCTGCCGCTAGATCAAGTACTCAAGCTGAAAGACAAAATGTTGAAACACGCACGTGCCGAAGAAGTAGCTTTCAAGAGAATCAAGGACTTAGAGATGCAGTTAACAACAATGAAAAATCAGAACGAGGAATTATTAGCGGAACAAGAGATCTTGCACCAGACGGCATCTGAGCAACTGTTCCAAATCGAAGCGATGCGCGGTCGTTTGGAGCAGCACAAACAGAGCGCGCCTTTCGCTCAGAAACAAGCAACATCTCGTTTGGAATCGCAGTTGCATGAAGCTACGACAAAATATCATTCCCTGGAGCAAACTATTACCGACAAAGAGATAGAGTTGAAGGAGTTGAAAGCCCAGCTTGAAAGGACTAATCAAATGTTAGCAGAGAAAGAAGCGGaaatggaaaatttcgtaCAGTCCGAAAATGGTGTACTGCAGAAGATCGAGCGATTAAAAGATCAATTAAAACTCGTTCAAGAGGAGAAGAAAATGCTGCAGATAAAACTTGGGACGCAGGAGCACACTCAACTAGAATTGCCACAACTGATCGACACAATGCTGGCGGATAAGAACGAGGAGATCGATCATCTAAAAGAACAGCTCTccaaaaaggaaaaacaatTGAATGCCTATTCATCGCTCGCTTTGGACGACGTGCAGTTAAGAGAACTAACGAAACAAGCAGAGGCCAAAAACAGTGCGCGAACATTAAGCGATATCCTCTCCATTCACTCGGAATGTGAGGAATTTCCTGAAGCTATTCGAGCGCCTAACGCGACACATGTGACATCACACAATATCTCTAGTTTTAGAGTTCCTACGTCCATGTCGAAGAACACGTTACACACGAACAGTCTCAACACTTTGGAAGCACCTTTGCTCGATCTAGATAAGATGGATACGCAAGTACCACCGTTGGATCTGCATTCCCATACGCATAGTTACAGTAATGGGAATGTCGGTCACTCGGAAATGGAGTTGCAGCGTTCCGGAGAGGAGTCAAAATCATCATCTCCCAAAAACAACGATGTTAGCGAGGATTCTCAACGAATCGAGGAAGTACTGAATGAAAAAATGAAGGAGATCGAAAACATATCGAATCAACTGCAAGCTCTGCAACAGGAGCTAGACTCAAAGTCTGACCTTTTGTGCAAGTACGAGACGGAATTGACCACCTTGCAGAAACAATATCAGGACTTGCAGGACGAGTTTAAGGAGACTGTCGAAAACTTGGTGCgggataaaaatttctataaaggACAATACGAGTTGGCTCAAGCGTcggaaagtaaaataaagaaggaTCTGGAGGAAGTAGAAAACATCTTGAAACTGAAGACGGACGAACTCGAAGATTACAAGGATAGGATGCAGGTGAACGAAAGGATCATCACGGAATTAAACGCGAACAACACGAAGCTGAAGAGAGAGATCGAAGTTAGAGAAAAAGATCAGATGAAAAGGAGCAACTTCTTGCTGCAGGATACGACACAAGAACTGCAACGATTTAAAGAGCTCGTCCTGGATAAAGATATCGCCTTGGAGACTATTCAAACGCGCAATATCGAGATCGAGAACGAGAACAAGCAACTATACGAATTTAAGACAAAGGTTCATATGCGCGAGCGAGAAATCGCCGAGTTACAAGACGAGATCTTACGGCTGACAGATGGTTTGAACAATCGGGATCAGGTTATTCGTAAATTGGAGGAGATGGCGAGGCGAATGAGTGACGTACAGTCGGGCACGTCCTCTCCGTCGTCCTCTAGCAACAAGGATCAAGAGATCCATCACCTGCAGGAGTTCCTAAAGGAGAAGGACAAGGTAATCAGGCAGATGAGCGATGATAGCAAGAGCTTGCAGCGAGCACTGGAGACTATAAAAAGCAAAATGAAAGAATCGGGTAATATTGTGgaactgagaaaaaaattgaaggaagaACGTAGACTGAACGAGGAACTGAGAGATACAGTGCAGAGGTTGCAGAAGGAGTTGCAAGATGTGTCCGCGCGACGCTCGCAGGAGGATAGCGATATCGAGGACATGGTCCAGCGAGAATTGCATCTCTCCGTACGATTGGATAAGCAACTTATGCAGGTAATTAAGAATGATGAAGTCGTGGATGGAATAGCGACCGAAGATCAAAAGACGAATGAAATACGCAAGGACAACGAATTACTAAGGAGATTAAAGGATGACTTAGAGATCGAACGAGATATAATGAGACATCAGATCGCTGAGTACGAAGATCGTATCCTGCAACTGAAAGCGGATTTGACAGAGGAGACGAAGAAGGTGGTTAAGTTGGACAAAGAACTTGTATCAGAGAGGAACGCGGTGGAGTTCTTGAGGACGCAGATAGAAGAACATCGTCGGATGGCGGAAGTAGAACGAATACGGGAGACTAAGTTAATCGAGTTCTTGCAGACAAAGTTGAAAGCCTCTCTGGAGAACGAGGAGAAACTCCATAATAATCTAGCATCGATGAGACAACAGCAGATTAATCTGGATTCACAATTGACATTCATGAGAAAATTAATGGAAGTCGAAAATGCCAGTAGAAACTTGCCGAACTTTGCTGCAACCGTTCAAAATGAATCGGACAGGTAcgcgttaatttttaatttattttttaattttttattacttttacatattAGTTATGCTTATCTGTCTATAATCCTTCCTCGGCAAACATTGATATCTATGCCGatagaatttaattacattttagcAAAACAAGATAACCATGAGAGATTGAAGTTGTTCCGTAAGCAATATTTTGTTTcctaatctttctttttatatttaagaacgAGCGAAAATCTTGAGGAAAGCCGCGAACATAATGTGGAACTACGAGAGAATATAAAGAAACTGGAGAACGAAATGAGTAAATACGAGAAGAAGTTAGAGATCGCAATGGAGGAACAAGAAAGACTTATCAGCAGCCTAGCGTTGACCAACGGACTGAAAGAAATTCTAGAGGCGGATCTGCGGAGGACTACAGAAGAGTTAAGAGCGCGAGAACAGGACTGTAATCACCTACAAAAGCAGCTAAAAGTATTGACCGAAAACAAAAAGCAAGATCAACGAGACGCTGAGCTGGACGAGATCAAAGAATTGCGCAGGGAGATTAACATCGCCCGGGAAGTTAGGATAGAGCTGGAGGCCGACTTAAATTGTGCGAAACAGGAACTGAAGAAGTCCTCAAACCGGGAGCTGAAGCTTGCGCGCACGGTAGATTCCTTGAAAGAGCGAGAGACGGAGCTCAATACGAGATTACTAatttcaaaagaaaaagagaggaaactTAAGGATTTAATTGAGAATGTCAAGGATGCCCCCGCGAGTTTCATGCAGAAAGTTAAAGAACTGAGCGAGGCAGCTGAGAAATACGCTGTCGACAAGAGTAATCTGGAGGATAAACTCGGCAAGCTGAAAGTGGACAGAGAATTGTTAGTGCAACGTGTGAAATTGCTCGAGGGGCaattgaagaaattgaaaactACGCAGGCTTCGAGTCACCAGATGCCACCTATCGAAAGggtataaaattttgtttaattatttgaatctaattatatttaaaaattaaataattcagtatCTCTTAGAACTAAAAGAAGTTAACAGTGgtctaatttatatatttttcataacaatttgtatataaagattaattaactaTAAGTCTATGCTGCAGAGTAGATAACAACAAtgtgtaaattttgtattcCAGTTACAAAACTTCTATGGCATGTATCTACGAGAGAGAAGCAGACGGAAAGCGCTGGTGTATCAGAAAAAGTACCTACTGTGCGTGGTCAGCAGCTATCAATATTGTGAGGAGAATACGCTATGCGTGCTCGCGCAATTGACTCGAGACCAACGTTCTTACGCGCGAAGGCCTCAGAATAGGAAGGTGCGTTTCAGGATTATAGTGTTCACGATAGTCAGTGTACACAGGATGAAAAAGTTGACCAAATGCTGGCGAATGGGGAAAATCGTGGGTGCTAATGCTATCATGAGTAGTACCGACCCATTAAGTGATTTGCCACCTGTTCGGAATCTGGCATCGAATCATTCTCCGCCCGTGAGAGAAAGGGCGACAATGTAAGTCAAAACAATAATcaggtatattatttttataaaacctaTAAAGATTTGAAAGATGATTAT
Proteins encoded:
- the LOC139813329 gene encoding uncharacterized protein isoform X8, with product MSATQDEDERRRRSLEAGREMLEKYKVKRSTKDKGAGMEQIEQSDDENEKLHNEKSMLHKESGVTEGISSRDVTYSSVSISEGEADADLEGLAGRVAELEELLQGKEAIVGALNAEIDHLRAETASPNSSQSQASSTHGRDIISLYHIKLQEFEKAVNQRDNLIEHLTSSLEQALSARDAVTAQLNALNSMQLNNPAINNMNLQQKIEVLETTMSEQEALIRQLNAKLTDIREHVQTLEIERETRNAEINDYKIQINNLNEQIRLGAAEKNLNIDETLEQQRQYEARVDKIKQDMQHISDKFTTVTNANAIRHQQELKELTSKNQAEILNLKAKHDECMKILKDENKTLADRLNKELPDLESRHAKELSVFQAQLAHYKKTVEALKLELVNHTESQKVAQSEVQFYKMKIDELKFEAENERRMQNLHFQKEKDLLNEQITLHKIQLEEMTSKHITSMSILESKESIERSLEQALSNAAALKQENDTLKFKLDDLSCRYSTAQSIIESSQLNDRTLSGKFNDMEKSLSRFDITSVSTVSELGETMYKTFDEEVMKYQMTRRKLEEKMETERLLIEKVRTLEADLIKANNELEQADEKTRKTETQCEKLRDGLAHAWAQCAEFEERLNQTLTMSDSSKVNISLNSTISSKYLKANQSQDDDSALNQNVASQKKVLEPNIAGTLTDKYLKNNENLYKELQQILEGESSSDEVKLKLSRYYALCEKIATDKTQSSAENATLQKQQDSECSLQKSLENLWAEKEVLSREIEEMVNRHKEELDSVKVDSAKEIQRLRSLLQNFKDGNASLNDLRTELEVRHAKEMEELRTYFERKCLQMEKQYSEEIFSQQSKRISDNDSETEELTDDLYFGGAGDCLNVSNSRAATPSAIEESLRNKILDARLESEYEGSIRALRQELEDKVNEIQNIKADYKKAIDEQKELYECQICDIEIKLKHALTVPTMHQALLSVEADKETNWPAELLELRDKFTSNAKQEIEELKKIHSAELAYLKDEHSCIVTRILEQHEKEIASFKSNIVDNREVSCVGVSENIMKERDNLWKACVTLKNLIGELVNYFAICEEEVNNTLINEVLRRQLSESAFIEEEKLSKSDSTILPETKHKNPSTQQIKRVHFAPQSSKITSIVNSDNETLQNLVDENIDEILRKELKTCLRRLKSDSTQIFNLSLSDVEDKVALSSNENLLASQVNEELSLKLNHAEALIINYQEQIERLKLHIFELQRKLLNAESKKEVVTEGYGESDFSRGDIVLQDLSQVQEKARHVLSNGGGDVSYLLQLIEELCRQNDKLIDDARKEREDLQQQQVPLEPTPTPYIHRVCCKKIEAADKQLRATRRFLDEQASEREMERDEAAKQIRFLQEQLKERERDKERDMRITSEQSELSSETTSNVPELQTIDINAAVEALESQMREMSSLMSDTEAKKSEKESELKAAVDKIWVLREIITDLEQQLQAKIEKEESLQMQINQLETVITAQTKHQQELVQELDAIKSGTENRHLNEQINHLQEELSKHKLSSEHFNVNSSVLKQIKAELHEMQNQLDKRIREMESAHMCGSNLSLSQPSEDVSIREQIDATRCLTPDDPSSPPMLPLDQVLKLKDKMLKHARAEEVAFKRIKDLEMQLTTMKNQNEELLAEQEILHQTASEQLFQIEAMRGRLEQHKQSAPFAQKQATSRLESQLHEATTKYHSLEQTITDKEIELKELKAQLERTNQMLAEKEAEMENFVQSENGVLQKIERLKDQLKLVQEEKKMLQIKLGTQEHTQLELPQLIDTMLADKNEEIDHLKEQLSKKEKQLNAYSSLALDDVQLRELTKQAEAKNSARTLSDILSIHSECEEFPEAIRAPNATHVTSHNISSFRVPTSMSKNTLHTNSLNTLEAPLLDLDKMDTQVPPLDLHSHTHSYSNGNVGHSEMELQRSGEESKSSSPKNNDVSEDSQRIEEVLNEKMKEIENISNQLQALQQELDSKSDLLCKYETELTTLQKQYQDLQDEFKETVENLVRDKNFYKGQYELAQASESKIKKDLEEVENILKLKTDELEDYKDRMQVNERIITELNANNTKLKREIEVREKDQMKRSNFLLQDTTQELQRFKELVLDKDIALETIQTRNIEIENENKQLYEFKTKVHMREREIAELQDEILRLTDGLNNRDQVIRKLEEMARRMSDVQSGTSSPSSSSNKDQEIHHLQEFLKEKDKVIRQMSDDSKSLQRALETIKSKMKESGNIVELRKKLKEERRLNEELRDTVQRLQKELQDVSARRSQEDSDIEDMVQRELHLSVRLDKQLMQVIKNDEVVDGIATEDQKTNEIRKDNELLRRLKDDLEIERDIMRHQIAEYEDRILQLKADLTEETKKVVKLDKELVSERNAVEFLRTQIEEHRRMAEVERIRETKLIEFLQTKLKASLENEEKLHNNLASMRQQQINLDSQLTFMRKLMEVENASRNLPNFAATVQNESDRTSENLEESREHNVELRENIKKLENEMSKYEKKLEIAMEEQERLISSLALTNGLKEILEADLRRTTEELRAREQDCNHLQKQLKVLTENKKQDQRDAELDEIKELRREINIAREVRIELEADLNCAKQELKKSSNRELKLARTVDSLKERETELNTRLLISKEKERKLKDLIENVKDAPASFMQKVKELSEAAEKYAVDKSNLEDKLGKLKVDRELLVQRVKLLEGQLKKLKTTQASSHQMPPIERLQNFYGMYLRERSRRKALVYQKKYLLCVVSSYQYCEENTLCVLAQLTRDQRSYARRPQNRKVRFRIIVFTIVSVHRMKKLTKCWRMGKIVGANAIMSSTDPLSDLPPVRNLASNHSPPVRERATIRSSEQY
- the LOC139813329 gene encoding uncharacterized protein isoform X4, which produces MSATQDEDERRRRSLEAGREMLEKYKVKRSTKDKGAGMEQIEQSDDENEKLHNEKSMLHKESGVTEGISSRDVTYSSVSISEGEADADLEGLAGRVAELEELLQGKEAIVGALNAEIDHLRAETASPNSSQSQASSTHGRDIISLYHIKLQEFEKAVNQRDNLIEHLTSSLEQALSARDAVTAQLNALNSMQLNNPAINNMNLQQKIEVLETTMSEQEALIRQLNAKLTDIREHVQTLEIERETRNAEINDYKIQINNLNEQIRLGAAEKNLNIDETLEQQRQYEARVDKIKQDMQHISDKFTTVTNANAIRHQQELKELTSKNQAEILNLKAKHDECMKILKDENKTLADRLNKELPDLESRHAKELSVFQAQLAHYKKTVEALKLELVNHTESQKVAQSEVQFYKMKIDELKFEAENERRMQNLHFQKEKDLLNEQITLHKIQLEEMTSKHITSMSILESKESIERSLEQALSNAAALKQENDTLKFKLDDLSCRYSTAQSIIESSQLNDRTLSGKFNDMEKSLSRFDITSVSTVSELGETMYKTFDEEVMKYQMTRRKLEEKMETERLLIEKVRTLEADLIKANNELEQADEKTRKTETQCEKLRDGLAHAWAQCAEFEERLNQTLTMSDSSKVNISLNSTISSKYLKANQSQDDDSALNQNVASQKKVLEPNIAGTLTDKYLKNNENLYKELQQILEGESSSDEVKLKLSRYYALCEKIATDKTQSSAENATLQKQQDSECSLQKSLENLWAEKEVLSREIEEMVNRHKEELDSVKVDSAKEIQRLRSLLQNFKDGNASLNDLRTELEVRHAKEMEELRTYFERKCLQMEKQYSEEIFSQQSKRISDNDSETEELTDDLYFGGAGDCLNVSNSRAATPSAIEESLRNKILDARLESEYEGSIRALRQELEDKVNEIQNIKADYKKAIDEQKELYECQICDIEIKLKHALTVPTMHQYCQTEWEALENGELSSLRDAYNHQLEEQIALARQDIVNALQEQIQALLSVEADKETNWPAELLELRDKFTSNAKQEIEELKKIHSAELAYLKDEHSCIVTRILEQHEKEIASFKSNIVDNREVSCVGVSENIMKERDNLWKACVTLKNLIGELVNYFAICEEEVNNTLINEVLRRQLSESAFIEEEKLSKSDSTILPETKHKNPSTQQIKRVHFAPQSSKITSIVNSDNETLQNLVDENIDEILRKELKTCLRRLKSDSTQIFNLSLSDVEDKVALSSNENLLASQVNEELSLKLNHAEALIINYQEQIERLKLHIFELQRKLLNAESKKEVVTEGYGESDFSRGDIVLQDLSQVQEKARHVLSNGGGDVSYLLQLIEELCRQNDKLIDDARKEREDLQQQQVPLEPTPTPYIHRVCCKKIEAADKQLRATRRFLDEQASEREMERDEAAKQIRFLQEQLKERERDKERDMRITSEQSELSSETTSNVPELQTIDINAAVEALESQMREMSSLMSDTEAKKSEKESELKAAVDKIWVLREIITDLEQQLQAKIEKEESLQMQINQLETVITAQTKHQQELVQELDAIKSGTENRHLNEQINHLQEELSKHKLSSEHFNVNSSVLKQIKAELHEMQNQLDKRIREMESAHMCGSNLSLSQPSEDVSIREQIDATRCLTPDDPSSPPMLPLDQVLKLKDKMLKHARAEEVAFKRIKDLEMQLTTMKNQNEELLAEQEILHQTASEQLFQIEAMRGRLEQHKQSAPFAQKQATSRLESQLHEATTKYHSLEQTITDKEIELKELKAQLERTNQMLAEKEAEMENFVQSENGVLQKIERLKDQLKLVQEEKKMLQIKLGTQEHTQLELPQLIDTMLADKNEEIDHLKEQLSKKEKQLNAYSSLALDDVQLRELTKQAEAKNSARTLSDILSIHSECEEFPEAIRAPNATHVTSHNISSFRVPTSMSKNTLHTNSLNTLEAPLLDLDKMDTQVPPLDLHSHTHSYSNGNVGHSEMELQRSGEESKSSSPKNNDVSEDSQRIEEVLNEKMKEIENISNQLQALQQELDSKSDLLCKYETELTTLQKQYQDLQDEFKETVENLVRDKNFYKGQYELAQASESKIKKDLEEVENILKLKTDELEDYKDRMQVNERIITELNANNTKLKREIEVREKDQMKRSNFLLQDTTQELQRFKELVLDKDIALETIQTRNIEIENENKQLYEFKTKVHMREREIAELQDEILRLTDGLNNRDQVIRKLEEMARRMSDVQSGTSSPSSSSNKDQEIHHLQEFLKEKDKVIRQMSDDSKSLQRALETIKSKMKESGNIVELRKKLKEERRLNEELRDTVQRLQKELQDVSARRSQEDSDIEDMVQRELHLSVRLDKQLMQVIKNDEVVDGIATEDQKTNEIRKDNELLRRLKDDLEIERDIMRHQIAEYEDRILQLKADLTEETKKVVKLDKELVSERNAVEFLRTQIEEHRRMAEVERIRETKLIEFLQTKLKASLENEEKLHNNLASMRQQQINLDSQLTFMRKLMEVENASRNLPNFAATVQNESDRTSENLEESREHNVELRENIKKLENEMSKYEKKLEIAMEEQERLISSLALTNGLKEILEADLRRTTEELRAREQDCNHLQKQLKVLTENKKQDQRDAELDEIKELRREINIAREVRIELEADLNCAKQELKKSSNRELKLARTVDSLKERETELNTRLLISKEKERKLKDLIENVKDAPASFMQKVKELSEAAEKYAVDKSNLEDKLGKLKVDRELLVQRVKLLEGQLKKLKTTQASSHQMPPIERLQNFYGMYLRERSRRKALVYQKKYLLCVVSSYQYCEENTLCVLAQLTRDQRSYARRPQNRKVRFRIIVFTIVSVHRMKKLTKCWRMGKIVGANAIMSSTDPLSDLPPVRNLASNHSPPVRERATISSEQY